Proteins encoded within one genomic window of Naumovozyma dairenensis CBS 421 chromosome 6, complete genome:
- the NDAI0F00850 gene encoding uncharacterized protein: MTFINLDLVATTVMFCNIISHGRMAILILSLRINRVMEALVTTSRPLSQIFVRSTNTRSIEENIKGLVSKLISDFFNISENFDRIEQKRVELAEILGKDILSKNEVVDKQNRFLSNAIKTALQNSGLGAGNRTSEYSSYTMVASISSLLVLYGDFISIGMFFTVDEEKRVFGNIDYPNVGGTVIRVEDEDIDEERQDGEVVDEGLSEELEDVLKDNNREHLMTGSGSFNVMKQCFSRQGLFPAAKMTTVHVTPDVNGVAMDKYIRDSLKYISNNIEPDSLFIATKLLNPNLGNKFAGIFLIDDTFLRGHFKNLINIVGLTTDYRSIPLAHLFTASHEASKACRIAIQLLKRNVDLDCSAANFICDQGKGPEAAIREEHGKEALTLVTRLSKNLIRNAKGRVIEAFQAATHTLDPQVYEESINELIEKFPESKRNSGNSTFKKLTENPRSFSRLKRDYPHWEIFTTNPVEQSHSIIKVLKRGSLVNMIVNLTSFQISCQNKLFLENKKELAFTVWGAMYINCVLALALCFTVVSRGNSSFEVSYDNAGDVSLLKVNQPYCKFLSRDKRYAQRRRDYIHSLMSGPFGSKILVTSDGCQLCKHGSGYLKCPHEVAVVLSVELASSRYEMLETNRIDAVDFLTLLVERIGISKIIEFAECASHYVQW, translated from the coding sequence ATGACATTCATCAATTTAGACTTAGTTGCTACTACTGTGATGTTCTGCAATATAATCTCACATGGAAGAATGGCCATCTTGATATTATCACTTAGAATAAATAGAGTCATGGAAGCACTCGTGACAACATCTAGACCTCTGTCCCAAATCTTTGTTAGGTCAACTAATACCAGAAgcattgaagaaaatatcaaagGATTAGTTAGTAAACTTATATCtgatttttttaatatatcagAGAACTTTGATAGAATTGAGCAGAAACGCGTTGAACTCGCTGAGATATTGGGTAAGGATATTCTTTCTAAGAACGAAGTGGTTGATAAGCAAAACAGATTTCTTTCGAATGCAATCAAAACAGCTCTTCAAAATTCAGGTCTCGGTGCTGGAAACCGAACTTCAGAGTATTCTTCCTATACTATGGTCGCTTCAATCTCTAGTTTGTTGGTGTTATATGGAGACTTTATTTCGATAGGAATGTTTTTCACGgtagatgaagaaaagaggGTTTTTGGTAATATTGATTATCCTAATGTAGGAGGTACGGTTATTCGagtagaagatgaagacaTAGACGAAGAAAGACAGGATGGGGAGGTGGTAGATGAGGGGCTATCTGAAGAACTGGAGGATGTATTAAAAGACAATAACAGAGAGCATCTTATGACAGGAAGTGGTTCTTTTAACGTAATGAAACAATGCTTTTCAAGACAAGGTTTATTTCCAGCTGCTAAAATGACGACGGTTCACGTGACACCTGATGTAAATGGTGTTGCAATGGATAAGTATATTAGGGATTCgttgaaatatatttccaataatattgaaCCTGATAGCTTGTTTATTGCGACCAAGCTACTGAACCCAAATCTTGGAAATAAGTTTGCtggtatttttttaatcgATGATACATTTTTACGAGGCCATTTTAAGAACCTGATTAACATTGTCGGTTTGACAACCGATTACAGGTCAATTCCTTTAGCTCATTTGTTCACTGCCTCACATGAAGCTTCAAAGGCTTGCCGTATTGCCAtccaattattgaaaaggaacGTTGATTTAGACTGCTCTGCTGCTAATTTCATCTGTGACCAAGGTAAAGGACCCGAAGCTGCAATCAGAGAAGAGCATGGCAAAGAGGCACTTACTTTGGTCACCCGTTTGTCTAAGAATTTAATCAGGAACGCAAAGGGGAGAGTGATAGAGGCATTCCAGGCAGCAACCCACACACTTGATCCGCAGGTATATGAGGAATCTATCAACGAACTGATAGAAAAATTTCCAGAAAGTAAAAGGAATTCCGGTAATTCGACTTTCAAGAAACTCACTGAAAATCCACGATCCTTTTCCAGATTGAAACGTGACTACCCTCATTGGGAAATATTTACTACAAATCCTGTTGAACAATCCCATTCAATTATAAAGGTGTTGAAAAGAGGGAGTCTCGTGAACATGATAGTGAATTTAACATCCTTCCAAATCAGTTGCCAGAATAAACTTTTCTTGGAGAACAAGAAAGAACTGGCTTTTACTGTTTGGGGAGCAATGTATATAAACTGTGTTCTAGCTCTGGCTCTATGTTTCACTGTTGTATCAAGGGGTAATTCTTCCTTTGAAGTTTCCTATGACAATGCTGGTGACgtttctttattaaagGTAAACCAACCTTattgtaaatttttatcaaGAGACAAGAGATATGCTCAACGTCGTAGGGATTACATCCATTCCTTGATGTCAGGACCCTTTGGATCTAAAATCCTGGTTACCTCTGATGGATGTCAACTTTGTAAGCATGGTAGTGGATATTTGAAATGCCCACATGAAGTGGCTGTTGTTTTATCGGTGGAACTGGCTTCTTCTAGATATGAGATGCTAGAAACTAACAGAATTGATGCTGTTGATTTCTTAACGCTACTAGTCGAGAGGATTGGTATCTCAAAGATTATAGAGTTTGCTGAATGTGCATCCCATTATGTTCAATGGTAA
- the NDAI0F00880 gene encoding uncharacterized protein (Ty-like retrotransposon), which produces MRDTAHRYSQDTEYRIRDLKIRRQETEEWYSTLMVNQLATKEEKFDPTWDWFQRSHHRCSTHLRSQGTFMTTLETSLIMVI; this is translated from the coding sequence ATGAGGGATACTGCTCACCGATACAGTCAGGATACAGAGTATAGAATACGTGATCTCAAAATAAGAAGACAAGAAACTGAAGAGTGGTATAGTACGTTAATGGTGAATCAGCTTGCTacaaaggaagaaaagTTCGACCCTACATGGGATTGGTTTCAGCGCAGCCACCATCGTTGTAGCACACACTTACGTTCTCAGGGGACTTTTATGACTACTCTAGAAACATCACTTATCATGGTAATATGA
- the EXO1 gene encoding Rad2 family nuclease EXO1 (similar to Saccharomyces cerevisiae DIN7 (YDR263C) and EXO1 (YOR033C); ancestral locus Anc_5.625): MGIQGFLPQLKPIQNPVTLHRYEGQTLAIDGYAWLHRASCSCAYELVMNKPTAKYLQFFIKKISMLKRYNIEPYLVFDGDSVPVKKGTELKRREKRTENKTIAERLWNSGEKKNAMDYFQKCVDVTPEMAKCVIDYCKTNDIKYIVAPFEADPQMVYLEKQNEVQGIISEDSDLLIFGCRRLITKLNDYGECIEICRDDFTRLPRKFPLGQLDSEGLRTLVCLSGCDYTDGIARIGLVTAIKLVQRYKKMDRIILGIQREGKFKVCAEFIEEYRKADYAFQYQRVFCPQQKKIVSLNEIPKDLNVESLKLISQCIGCVIGLESQVKQEIVDENDIDHLLHSRLAFGELHPNDFHKRLVNREHKLQLVSKSEAQISLTGELIDSTANKENNKPIDSFFRRIEKKSSSKAKNKSLISKNQKVPLFLTQSAFNIDTRKGKEERSDINNPTKRRKLVAAPPVRILTSSRYFSRSSTETKTDTANEDEDATSEDAISTEIPESELPTEVPSSLDYITTAISLPETANQNDEPFSGKNFMEDDGKLGENDTEVLSEIEFDYEVENPNSLKDTNIVRPNVKDSFYRTSLTRNNTSPPISPFWNTLQKFRYSNSSDRPESRVPLTPRHPNRQSEMVHHSLENHVSETRNTKDVVTKPGLAISKYSEHATNHRPRSKTLVVQSGVRENTKTLDMYSSTKKQEEQKVMCTAVPAKRSVSLLSQFVYSNTKNGG, encoded by the coding sequence ATGGGCATCCAAGGTTTTCTTCCTCAATTGAAACCTATTCAAAATCCTGTTACACTGCATCGATATGAGGGACAAACTTTAGCTATTGATGGCTATGCTTGGTTGCATCGAGCTTCATGCTCCTGCGCTTATGAATTAGTAATGAATAAACCTACTGCGAAGTATTTACAATTCTTTATCAAGAAGATATCTATGCTAAAGAGATATAATATTGAGCCATATTTAGTATTTGATGGAGATAGTGTTCCTGTCAAGAAAGGTactgaattgaaaagacGTGAGAAGAGAACAGAGAATAAAACAATTGCCGAAAGACTATGGAATTCAggtgaaaagaaaaatgcaatggattattttcaaaaatgtGTTGACGTAACGCCAGAAATGGCTAAATGTGTTATCGATTATTGTAAGACAAACGATATTAAATACATAGTGGCTCCATTTGAAGCAGATCCACAGATGGTTTATTTAgagaaacaaaatgaaGTTCAAGGAATAATATCTGAAGACTCCGACTTATTGATCTTTGGGTGCCGTAGATTGATTACTAAATTAAATGACTACGGTGAatgtattgaaatttgtcGGGACGACTTTACCAGGCTGCCACGAAAATTTCCATTGGGCCAGTTAGATTCCGAAGGTTTAAGGACATTGGTATGTCTATCTGGATGTGATTATACAGACGGTATCGCTAGAATTGGTTTAGTAACTGCAATCAAGCTCGTCCAACgatataaaaaaatggatcGTATTATATTAGGCATTCAAAGAGAAGGTAAATTCAAAGTATGTGCAgaattcattgaagaatatcGCAAAGCAGACTATGCATTCCAATACCAAAGGGTCTTTTGTCCTCAGCAGAAGAAAATAGtttctttgaatgaaatCCCTAAGGATTTGAATGTGGAATCTTTAAAGTTAATCTCACAATGTATCGGTTGCGTAATAGGACTAGAATCCCAAGTAAAACAAGAAATCGTTGACGAAAATGACATTGATCATCTATTACATTCGCGGCTGGCTTTTGGTGAATTGCATCCAAATGATTTTCATAAGCGATTAGTTAACCGAGAACATAAACTTCAATTAGTTTCTAAATCAGAAGCACAAATATCGCTGACAGGAGAATTGATAGATAGTACAGCAAATAAAGAGAATAACAAACCTATAGATTCCTTTTTCAGAAGGATCGAAAAAAAGAGCTCATCTAAAGCCAAAAATAAGAgtttaatttcaaagaatcaaaAGGTCCCCCTTTTTCTCACTCAGAGCGcatttaatattgataCTAGAAAAGGGAAAGAGGAGAGAAGTGATATAAATAACCCAACTAAACGTAGGAAATTAGTTGCTGCGCCACCTGTTAGAATTTTAACATCAAGTCGATATTTCTCTAGAAGTTCAACGGAAACAAAAACAGATACAGCGAACGAGGATGAGGATGCTACGTCAGAAGATGCCATATCAACAGAAATACCGGAATCAGAACTTCCGACAGAAGTTCCTAGCTCATTGGATTATATTACAACGGCTATATCACTTCCGGAAACTGCGAATCAAAACGATGAACCATTCTCAGGCAAAAATTTCATGGAAGATGATGGTAAACTAGGTGAAAATGATACTGAAGTACTAAGTGAGATTGAATTCGATTATGAAGTGGAAAATCCAAACAGTTTGAAAGATACTAACATTGTCAGACCAAATGTAAAGGATAGTTTCTATCGTACATCTTTGACAAGAAATAATACATCACCTCCAATTTCTCCATTTTGGAATACACTACAGAAATTTAGATATTCCAATTCTTCTGATAGGCCCGAATCAAGAGTACCGTTAACACCTCGCCATCCTAATAGACAAAGTGAAATGGTACATCATTCCTTAGAAAATCACGTTTCTGAAACGCGTAATACAAAGGATGTCGTAACAAAGCCTGGCCTTGCCATTAGCAAATATAGCGAACATGCCACTAACCATCGTCCACGATCAAAAACACTTGTTGTTCAAAGTGGAGTTAGGGAGAATACAAAAACCTTAGATATGTACAGTTCTACAAAGAAgcaagaagaacaaaaggTCATGTGTACCGCAGTACCGGCAAAAAGGTCTGTTTCTTTGTTGTCTCAATTCGTTTATAGCAACACGAAAAATGGAGGCTGA
- the AKR2 gene encoding putative palmitoyltransferase AKR2 (similar to Saccharomyces cerevisiae AKR1 (YDR264C) and AKR2 (YOR034C); ancestral locus Anc_5.626), with amino-acid sequence MENITCQAFLTACQGGDLNKVRKFLSQNCDENDILNIQDEYHKLNPLQWAIINKRITIIKLLLGQKKCPISVNDPRMEASGTPLYWAIRYGYVDITNFLLLRGARFHDSLLHTAIKNSHLLMVIYLVSNQSVQCDINSQDSRGNTVLHWSCFQNDPLTVKFLLKFGADANIRNNLGQLPVHFAIQRGNSEILNSLIKHGTDLNVSKETNTEHNFISFSEKMGTSIIFKEVLGKKLTQMKTVKEVLNICSLYRALKRKVIGFLVPWTLIVYIQLVLLLNSRRIFIFSMIPILSSFKKISQFDADKTIRFSLLKGNFIGSIVLSAVILVLVFPHLSSSRNTYLLIGLIVIVNFFLSALLYARIKEKYEIEANLNAIELTVKQLLKSQQLDTEHFSTETYKYRLNTPVTTDPFIGDTPVISERILTKSNAQSIVINVLAIIALTLTMNIAYTIYEKNRQFLASLLPWKDCLNETFLKSSLIVLCFEFIFLLKLLTSRFIQRRRSSHSKSKETSVSSMV; translated from the coding sequence ATGGAGAATATCACATGCCAAGCATTTTTAACAGCTTGTCAGGGAGGTGATCTTAACAAAGTAAGAAAGTTTCTTTCTCAAAATtgtgatgaaaatgatatccTCAATATTCAAGATGAGTATCATAAATTAAATCCTTTACAATGGGCCATAATAAATAAGAGAATCACCATTATCAAACTTTTACTTGGGCAGAAAAAGTGTCCTATCAGCGTGAATGATCCACGGATGGAAGCCTCTGGAACACCATTATACTGGGCTATTAGATACGGTTACGTTGATATTACAAATTTTTTGCTTTTAAGAGGAGCTAGATTCCATGATTCACTGTTGCATACCGCTATCAAAAACTCTCATTTATTAATGGTAATTTATTTAGTGTCAAACCAATCTGTTCAATGTGATATTAATTCTCAAGATTCACGAGGAAATACTGTACTACATTGGAGttgtttccaaaatgaTCCGCTAACTGTCAAATTTTTGTTGAAATTTGGTGCTGATGCTAACATTCGCAATAATCTTGGCCAGCTACCAGTCCATTTTGCTATCCAAAGAGGAAACTCggaaatattaaattctttaattaaaCATGGAACTGATTTAAACGTCTCAAAGGAAACAAATACGGAACATAATTTCATATCTTTTTCAGAAAAAATGGGCACCTccattatatttaaagaagtattaggaaaaaaattaactcAAATGAAAACGGTGAAAGAAGTATTAAATATATGTTCTTTGTACAGAGCCTTAAAACGAAAGGTTATTGGATTCTTAGTTCCTTGGACTCTCATtgtatatattcaattggtgttattattaaattcaagaagaatatttatcTTTTCTATGATCCCAATATTATCCtcattcaagaaaatttcaCAATTTGATGCTGACAAAACTATTAGATTCTCTCTTCTGAAGGGTAATTTTATTGGATCAATTGTATTGTCGGCAGTGATCTTAGTATTAGTCTTCCCACATTTGTCATCTTCACGTAATACGTACCTTTTAATAGGTTTGATAGTAATTGTGAATTTTTTCCTATCAGCTCTTCTATATGCcagaattaaagaaaaatatgaaatcGAAGCAAATTTAAATGCCATTGAACTTACAGTGAAACAACTTCTAAAATCTCAACAATTGGATACTGAACATTTTTCAACAGAAACCTACAAATATAGATTAAATACACCTGTCACAACCGACCCATTTATTGGCGATACTCCTGTCATATCTGAGAGGATTTTAACGAAATCGAATGCCCAGTCAATTGTGATAAACGTTCTAGCTATAATAGCCTTAACATTAACGATGAATATAGCGTATACAATATATGAGAAGAATCGTCAATTTTTGGCTAGTTTATTGCCTTGGAAAGATTGTTTGAACGAAACgtttttgaaatcttcattaattgTGCTCTGTTTCGAATTTATCTTTCTTCTAAAGCTGTTGACATCAAGATTTATCCAACGAAGAAGATCTTCGCATTCTAAAAGCAAAGAAACTTCCGTTAGTTCCATGGTATAA
- the NDAI0F00870 gene encoding uncharacterized protein (Ty-like retrotransposon), with protein MIKKVLQHIEHSHGRYASNLHYGTNIVNNNKLGVAFSPNKLAFDIVSKFPRLDFSNLLRWLVNTKKEIHAENLQLSQFR; from the coding sequence ATGATTAAGAAAGTTTTACAACACATTGAACACAGTCATGGCCGTTACGCTTCCAACCTTCACTACGGTACCAATATTgtcaacaacaataaacTAGGTGTGGCTTTTTCACCCAATAAACTTGCTTTCGATATTGTATCTAAGTTCCCTCGGCTAGATTTTAGCAATCTTTTAAGATGGCTAGTTAATACGAAGAAGGAGATCCACGCAGAAAATTTACAACTATCACAATTCAGATAG
- the SHE4 gene encoding She4p (similar to Saccharomyces cerevisiae SHE4 (YOR035C); ancestral locus Anc_5.627) has translation MTSVSSPDPTITKLCSQFDENLKIPVESKRYIEALDLLFQNTYKETNSQIEQILTRSYQDHSETRQHLQKLINKNVSKALNLFETLSTQTVHVLIGSFPNSKQSILLLSELQTRIHYGEDTHSKYLLSCILQLLNKYGNEYIWGDVSFLIKAICFRMNEPEFKSIGLIVFSQLNKLFPNEFKDRVLTLVDALITEVGADVGNDPVTIIINMLTKLYPVMPTLCSDIFLGKGLDDIFQERIKETGPTGFGDEDFIKNLLRLLSIGCIDENVRTYISENYMPVLEQSLKDPRFRPYSCLVLIKTWSFSKLNNVTINDLTTILLRSFLNEEEKVVEVDKNESTSTTPFESEEEEEKISIVIEGLAYLTLKPSIRILLRAHQIFCQKMVDLLSDLQGFKKNKNKNKNKNKNKNKNKNEETEANLLTNREVGDSIIYGILAILANMSESPNDKSSGGSMDHKSIRDLKTYSELKNPKDTEEGSATKENLDDVIRFNKLYLFDSELLSNLKTKLGKLSPNSRQQYIRIIYNVTRNRCCIQKCIMHGCTTAILEYLTNKKTRVEPIRILALRALTKMLVYTDPSLIFKKYSPLNAIPFLFELLGPSSSSTGSPLFSDDVVTVVDSYESLLALTNLASTPNSDGEDVCKQLVTDHSYWNTIENLILDENILLQRSTLELVSNLMSHPLPIAAKFFNFENPQSLRNFNILVKLLQLDDIQSQRAVAAIFANISSTIPFIAQELLKKDELISTAIDVFIEQLDDTELKQRFIMFFCSIFEFLPTNESSNDDGDEVNGIGIKSIPLLTKNLELKQAFERIVEVNDMDMEYIDALQSMLTKFDV, from the coding sequence ATGACATCTGTTTCCTCACCAGATCCTACTATCACCAAACTTTGTTCCCAATTCgatgaaaatttgaagattccAGTGGAATCAAAACGATACATTGAAGCTCTCGATTTACTATTCCAAAATACatacaaagaaacaaattcaCAAATTGAACAGATTTTAACAAGATCTTATCAAGATCATTCAGAAACACGTCAACATTTACAGAAATTAATTAACAAAAACGTTTCTAAGgcattgaatttatttgaaacattATCCACACAAACAGTACATGTTCTCATTGGTAGTTTCCCTAATTCTAAGCAATCCATTCTTCTACTCTCTGAACTACAAACTAGAATCCATTACGGAGAAGATACGcattccaaatatttattaagttgtattttacaattattaaataagtATGggaatgaatatatttggGGTGATGTATCGTTTTTAATCAAGGCAATATGTTTCCGAATGAATGAACCTGAGTTTAAATCCATAGGATTAATAGTATTTAgtcaattgaataaattattcccaaatgaatttaaagatcGTGTTTTAACTTTGGTGGATGCTTTAATTACAGAAGTCGGTGCCGATGTAGGCAATGATCCAGTTactatcatcattaatatgCTAACTAAATTATATCCAGTAATGCCCACTTTATGTTCAGATATATTCCTAGGGAAAGGTTTAGATGATATCTTTCAAGAACGGATCAAGGAAACTGGACCTACTGGATTCGGCGATgaagatttcattaaaaatttattaaggTTATTATCTATTGGATGTATCGATGAAAATGTAAGAACTTACATTAGTGAAAATTATATGCCAGTTTTGGAACAATCTTTAAAGGATCCAAGATTCAGACCTTATTCATGTTTGGTTCTTATTAAAACATGGTCGTTTTCCAAATTGAATAATGTGACGATTAATGATCTAACTACGATCTTATTGCGTTCTTTTCtgaatgaagaagaaaaagtgGTAGAAGTGgataaaaatgaatcaaCCTCGACTACTCCATTCGAAtcagaggaagaagaagaaaaaatatctaTCGTTATTGAAGGCTTGGCGTACCTGACACTAAAACCATCAATTAGAATACTCTTAAGAGCACATCAAATATTTTGCCAAAAGATGgttgatttattatcagaCTTACAAGGttttaagaaaaataaaaataaaaataaaaataaaaataaaaataaaaataaaaataaaaatgaagaaaccGAAGCAAACTTGTTAACTAACAGAGAAGTCGGTGACTCAATTATATATGGTATTCTTGCAATCTTAGCAAATATGTCAGAGTCTCCAAATGACAAATCTTCAGGTGGCTCCATGGATCATAAATCTATAAGAGATCTTAAAACATATTCcgaattgaaaaatccaAAAGACACAGAAGAAGGTTCAGCAACGAAAGAAAATCTGGATGATGTCATTAGGTTTAATAAACTATATCTTTTTGATTCTGAGTTATTatctaatttgaaaacCAAACTAGGTAAGCTGAGTCCAAATTCAAGACAGCAATATATTCGAATAATTTATAATGTCACTCGTAATAGATGTTGTATTCAGAAATGCATAATGCATGGATGTACCACAGcaattttggaatatttaaCGAACAAAAAGACAAGGGTAGAACCAATAAGGATATTGGCATTAAGAGCTTTAACAAAGATGCTGGTATATACGGATCCCTCCttaatattcaagaaatattcCCCATTAAATGCAATCCCCTTTTTATTCGAATTGTTAGGTCCTTCGTCATCATCCACTGGAAGTCCATTATTTTCCGATGATGTCGTCACCGTCGTTGATTCTTATGAATCCCTTTTGGCTTTGACCAATTTGGCTTCAACACCAAATTCCGATGGGGAAGATGTTTGTAAACAACTTGTGACTGATCATAGCTACTGGAATACTATTGAAAATCTGATCCTTGAtgagaatattttattacaAAGGTCTACATTAGAACTAGtatcaaatttaatgaGTCATCCATTACCTATTGCTgctaaatttttcaattttgaaaaccCTCAAAGTTTAAGAAATTTCAACATTTTAGTTAAGTTACTTCAATTAGATGACATTCAATCACAAAGAGCTGTCGCAGCAATATTTGCAAATATTTCAAGCACTATCCCATTTATTGCACAAGAGctattaaagaaagatgAACTTATCTCCACAGCAATTGATGTATTCATTGAACAACTGGATGATACAGAGTTAAAACAAAGATTCATCATGTTTTTCTGCTCTATTTTTGAGTTTTTACCAACCAATGAATCGagtaatgatgatggtgatgagGTCAATGGTATCGGTATAAAATCAATTCCATTATTGACTAAAAATCTAGAATTGAAACAAGCGTTCGAGAGAATAGTGGAAGTGAATGATATGGACATGGAATACATAGATGCTTTACAATCAATGCTTACTAAATTTGATGTGTAG
- the HMS1 gene encoding Hms1p (similar to Saccharomyces cerevisiae HMS1 (YOR032C); ancestral locus Anc_5.624): MKEEFPYDNVNMFGTNPFDVSPLSTLEHSNNEHLLGLLQDGFQHEDISPNYNNELQQFDSTIATDSTANKNQQQNKNELKLTDSLEGSTTPLGQLTQVSNNYQLNMSVPRRSESNIERMMNSKKHCFVPFVVNTEGGRSKIRRTKEEDICDSTYSEFETNFKRNFSESDVEGLKSKNVKKIPTPKKNKAINHGKLMQMQMVERNGSVKLEVTDSCLTEQELQTEAIVEAEDSADDKEPLSERESEDTKTTVKKKYKGKTSHNIIEKKYRKNLNDKILQLRDIVPTLRVTHKKNSKIPLDDKDFYDLAHLNPTRKLNKGSILTKAIEYIQYLEEKCSKYEAEGKVGKVKLKRLEPSLSSTTYNSQTISPDSPNSGNINDKTFSTESHLLTSRSSSVSMFPEKTFQSNNHHFSPILEGTNGLDGTNDNNNK, from the coding sequence atgaaagaagaatttcCTTACGACAATGTTAACATGTTTGGCACGAATCCCTTCGATGTGTCACCCCTCTCGACGCTCGAGCATTCAAACAATGAACATCTATTAGGTTTACTTCAAGACGGTTTCCAACATGAGGATATTTCACCAAATTACAATAACGAACTACAACAATTTGACTCGACTATTGCTACTGACTCCACCGCTAATAAaaaccaacaacaaaacaAGAATGAATTGAAGCTTACAGACTCATTAGAAGGTAGCACTACCCCTTTGGGACAACTTACTCAAGTATCAAACAATTATCAATTGAACATGTCTGTTCCAAGACGTTCTGAGTCAAATATAGAAAGaatgatgaattcaaaaaaacaTTGTTTCGTCCCATTTGTTGTAAATACAGAAGGGGGCCGTTCTAAAATACGTAGAACTAAAGAAGAGGATATTTGTGATTCAACATATTCTGAATTTGAAACTAACTTTAAGAGAAACTTTTCTGAGAGTGACGTAGAAGGTTTGAAAAGTAAGAATGTTAAGAAAATACCTACTCcgaaaaagaataaagCTATAAACCATGGAAAACTCATGCAAATGCAAATGGTCGAGAGAAATGGGAGTGTAAAATTGGAAGTCACTGATAGTTGTCTTACAGAACAAGAGCTACAAACAGAAGCGATAGTTGAGGCTGAAGATAGTGCGGACGATAAAGAACCTTTAAGCGAAAGGGAATCAGAGGACACTAAGACAACtgtgaagaaaaaatacaaGGGAAAGACAAGTCATAATATTATAGAAAAGAAGTATaggaaaaatttaaatgataaaattcttcaattacGAGATATTGTTCCAACTTTGAGAGTCACTCATAAGAAAAATTCTAAAATTCCGTTAGATGATAAGGATTTCTACGATTTGGCTCATTTGAATCCAACAAGGAAGTTAAATAAAGGTTCGATATTAACAAAAGCCATCgaatatattcaatacttggaagaaaaatgcTCTAAATATGAGGCAGAGGGAAAAGTTGGAAAAGTGAAACTAAAAAGGCTGGAACCTTCTCTATCTTCTACGACATATAATTCTCAGACTATTTCTCCGGACTCCCCTAACAGCGGCAATATTAATGACAAAACTTTTTCAACTGAATCACACTTGTTAACTTCAAGAAGTTCATCGGTTTCAATGTTTCCTGAGAAAACATTCCAATCAAATAATCACCATTTTAGTCCTATATTAGAAGGCACTAACGGACTTGACGGTACGAAtgacaacaataataaataa